From the Corythoichthys intestinalis isolate RoL2023-P3 chromosome 13, ASM3026506v1, whole genome shotgun sequence genome, one window contains:
- the kdm5a gene encoding lysine-specific demethylase 5A isoform X2, producing the protein MSAVGEFVPPPECPVFEPSWEDFSDPLGFINKIRPIAEKTGICKIRPPEDWQPPFACDVRHFRFTPRVQRLNELEALTRVKLNFLDQIAKFWELQGSKIRFPHVERKVLDLYQLSKVVSSEGGFETVCKEKRWSKVSSRMGFPQGKGTGSLLRSHYERILYPYELFQSGASLTQLYEEGDDCEEVDEGVGEEAAEDDDQEEDERKDAEVDTAQTKERPLAERRSRRLKSERENKEPKGLKLFGAAPKMVDLEIVPADDGYHKKHRHLKAQAFAIKMRPRKETLEVNFIDLYFCLMCGRGDEEDRLLLCDGCDDSYHTFCLIPPLHDVPKGDWRCPKCVAEECSKPREAFGFEQAVREYSLQSFGEMADQFKSDYFNMPVHMVPTELVEKEFWRLVSSIEEDVIVEYGADISSKDVGSGFPVRDGKRRLLGDEEEYANSGWNLNNMPVLEQSVLTHINVDISGMKVPWLYVGMCFSSFCWHIEDHWSYSINFLHWGEPKTWYGVPASAAEQLEAVMKKLAPELFQSQPDLLHQLVTIMNPNILMEHGVPVYRTNQCAGEFVVTFPRAYHSGFNQGYNFAEAVNFCTADWLPMGRQCVAHYRRLRRYCVFSHDELLCKMAADPESLDVELAAAVVKEMGEMMDEETRLRKAIQEMGVLSSEQEVFELVQDDERQCHKCKTTCFLSALTCSCSDRLVCLHHAEDLCDCPLSNKCLRYRYDLEEFPAMLYGVKNRAQSYDTWAKRINEALSAEQKNKKDLIELKVLLEDAEDRKYPENLLFRRLREMVKEAETCSSVAQMLLSRKQRHSTRLRSESSRSRSKLTVDELKGFVEQLYRLPCIISQARQVKELLENVEDFHERAQMALADELPDSSKLQALLDLGSGLDVELPELPRLKQELQQARWLDEVRITLTEPHRVTLELMKRLIDSGVGLAPHHAVEKAMAELQEILTVSEKWEDKARACLQARPRHSMVTLESIVLEARNIPAYLPNILALREALQKAKDWTAKVDAIQTGTSFAYLEQLETLLARGRSIPVRLDPLAQVESQVASARAWRERTGRTFLKKNSTYTLLQVLSPRVDIGVYGNSKSKRKRVRELMEKERGGFDPDALSDLDENLEEAREPSAVVAAFKAKEQKEVEAIHSLRAANLAKMAMADRIEEVKFCLCRKTASGFMLQCELCKDWFHGVCVPLPKTGTQKKLGTGWQSNSKDSKFLCPLCQRSRRPRLETILSLLVSLQKLPVRLPEGEALQCLTERAMSWQDRARRALATEELSSALAKLSVLSQRMVEQAAREKTEKIINAELQKAAANPDLQGHIQTFQQSGFSRATSPRQSVDYDDEETDSDEDIRETYGYDMKDPGEVKPYLFCDDEIPVKSEEVVSHMWPTATPSFCAEHAYSSASKSVVQNVGTPRKQPRKTPLVPRSLEPPVLELSPQAKAQLEDLMMLGDLLEVSLDETQHIWRILQATHPPLEERFLQVMEPDDGPIGKSLKIKIKDSERKRKRKLERAEHHHHHMLMSSAGGAGTLGGVRSSKSKELKRTGLELGLGGKPKKKKLKLGLDKNREMKQLAKRLAKEEKERKRKEKAAAKAEAIREGLEKRKEKKILDIPSKYEWSGAEDSNDENAVCAAKNCQRPCKDKVDWVQCDGGCDEWFHQVCVGVSCEMAENEDYICVDCSLKAAGSRSAEAEPAQETVVMLATPNLLATTGTSWSRTAVHLNPAEEPHNS; encoded by the exons GCGCTTACTCGTGTGAAGCTGAACTTTCTGGATCAAATTGCAAAGTTTTGGGAGCTACAAGGGTCGAAGATTCGTTTCCCACATGTGGAGCGAAAGGTCCTGGATCTCTATCAACTCAGCAAG GTCGTGTCTTCCGAAGGTGGCTTTGAGACGGTGTGTAAAGAGAAGCGGTGGTCCAAAGTGAGCAGCCGAATGGGTTTCCCACAAGGGAAAGGCACCGGCTCGCTTCTACGGTCTCACTATGAGAGGATCCTTTACCCCTATGAGCTCTTCCAATCTGGAGCCTCGCTCACT CAACTATACGAGGAGGGAGATGACTGCGAGGAAGTGGACGAGGGAGTTGGCGAGGAGGCAGCAGAGGACGATGACCAAGAGGAGGATGAAAGGAAAGATGCCGAGGTTGACACCGCGCAGACAAAAGAACGTCCTCTGGCGGAAAGACGCTCAAGGCGCCTTAAATCGGAG AGGGAAAACAAAGAACCAAAAGGCCTCAAACTCTTTGGCGCCGCTCCCAAGATGGTCGACCTTGAAATTGTGCCGGCAG ATGACGGCTACCACAAGAAGCACCGTCACCTGAAAGCTCAAGCCTTCGCTATCAAAATGCGACCGCGCAAGGAGACGCTCGAAGTGAACTTC ATCGACCTCTACTTCTGCCTGATGTGCGGACGGGGCGACGAGGAAGACCGCTTGCTGCTGTGCGACGGCTGCGACGACAGCTACCACACCTTCTGCCTGATCCCGCCCTTGCACGACGTGCCGAAAGGCGACTGGCGCTGCCCCAAGTGTGTCGCGGAG GAGTGCAGTAAACCCAGAGAGGCGTTTGGTTTTGAGCAGGCTGTTAGGGAATACTCGCTACAGAGCTTCGGGGAAATGGCCGACCAGTTCAAGTCGGACTATTTCAACATGCCTGTCCAT ATGGTACCCACTGAGTTAGTGGAGAAAGAGTTTTGGCGCCTGGTTAGCAGCATCGAAGAGGACGTCATCGTGGAGTACGGGGCCGATATTAGCTCCAAGGACGTGGGTAGCGGTTTCCCAGTTagggatggcaagaggagaCTCCTAGGAGATGAAGAG GAGTACGCCAACTCCGGCTGGAATCTGAACAACATGCCAGTTCTGGAGCAGTCGGTACTCACTCACATCAACGTGGACATATCTGGCATGAAAGTGCCTTGGCTCTACGTGGGCATGTGTTTCTCCTCCTTCTGCTGGCACATTGAAGACCACTGGAGTTACTCCATTAATTTCCTGCATTG GGGAGAGCCCAAAACCTGGTATGGCGTTCCGGCGTCAGCGGCAGAGCAGTTGGAGGCGGTCATGAAAAAGTTGGCTCCGGAGCTGTTTCAATCACAGCCGGACCTTCTCCATCAACTGGTCACCATCATGAACCCTAACATCCTTATGGAGCATGGTGTACCT GTGTACAGGACCAATCAGTGTGCAGGAGAGTTTGTGGTTACCTTTCCACGAGCTTACCACAGCGGCTTTAACCAAGGCTACAATTTCGCAGAAGCTGTTAACTTCTGCACTGCCGACTGG CTACCCATGGGCCGTCAGTGCGTGGCTCACTACCGACGCCTGCGCCGCTACTGCGTCTTCTCGCACGACGAGCTGCTGTGCAAAATGGCCGCCGATCCGGAGAGCCTGGACGTGGAGCTAGCGGCAGCCGTCGTCAAGGAGATGGGGGAAATGATGGACGAGGAGACTCGGCTGAGGAAGGCAATCCAAGAAATG GGGGTGCTGTCATCCGAGCAGGAAGTGTTCGAGCTGGTCCAAGATGACGAACGTCAGTGCCACAAGTGCAAGACTACCTGCTTCCTCTCCGCCCTCACTTGCTCCTGTTCCGATCGTCTGGTTTGTCTTCATCACGCGGAAGATTTATGCGACTGCCCTCTCAGCAACAAGTGCCTCAG GTATCGCTATGATCTGGAAGAGTTTCCAGCTATGCTCTACGGTGTGAAGAATCGCGCACAGTCGTATGACACGTGGGCGAAAAGGATTAACGAGGCCTTGTCTGCAGAACAGAAGAACAAGAAAG ATCTAATCGAGCTCAAGGTTTTGTTGGAGGATGCGGAGGACAGGAAGTACCCCGAAAATTTACTTTTCCGTCGCCTCAGAGAGATGGTCAAAGAGGCGGAGACTTGCTCCTCTGTAGCTCAGATGTTGCTAAGCCGCAAGCAGAGACACAG CACCCGGCTACGTTCTGAAAGCAGTCGGAGCCGCAGCAAgctcactgtggatgagctaaaGGGTTTCGTGGAGCAACTTTACAGGCTGCCTTGCATTATCAGCCAGGCCAGACAAGTCAAG GAGTTACTGGAGAATGTAGAAGACTTCCACGAACGGGCCCAGATGGCGCTTGCTGACGAACTGCCCGATTCGTCCAAGTTGCAGGCCCTTTTGGACCTTGGTAGCGGCCTGGATGTGGAGTTACCTGAGCTACCTCGTCTTAAACAAGAGCTCCAGCAGGCGCGCTGGCTCGATGAG GTGCGCATCACCCTGACGGAGCCTCACCGCGTCACCCTGGAACTGATGAAGAGGCTAATCGATTCCGGGGTTGGTCTGGCGCCCCACCATGCTGTTGAGAAGGCCATggctgaactgcaggagatcctTACGGTCTCGGAGAAATGGGAAGACAAGGCCCGCGCTTGCTTGCAGGCTAG GCCCCGACACagcatggtgaccttggaaagtATCGTCTTGGAGGCCAGGAATATTCCGGCATACCTACCTAATATTTTGGCTCTACGAGAAGCTTTGCAAAAAGCGAAAGACTGGACTGCAAAAGTGGATGCTATTCAG ACTGGTACTAGCTTCGCTTACCTGGAGCAACTGGAGACCCTTCTGGCTCGAGGTCGTTCCATCCCGGTACGTCTCGATCCACTGGCCCAGGTGGAGTCTCAGGTGGCTTCGGCAAGAGCCTGGAGGGAGAGGACCGGTCGCACATTCCTGAAGAAAAACTCCACTTACACGCTACTACAG GTACTCAGtcctcgcgtggacatcggcgtGTACGGTAACAGCAAGAGCAAGCGCAAGCGAGTGCGTGAGCTCATGGAGAAGGAGCGAGGAGGCTTCGACCCCGACGCCTTGAGCGACCTGGACGAAAACCTGGAGGAGGCGCGAGAACCCTCCGCCGTCGTTGCCGCTTTTAAAGCCAAAGAGCAAAAAGAGGTGGAGGCCATCCACTCCTTACGCGCAGCCAACCTAGCCAAGATGGCCATGGCCGACCGCATCGAGGAAGTTAAATTCTGCCTCTGTCGGAAGACTGCCAGCGGCTTCATGTTGCAGTGCGAGCTGTGCAAGGATTGGTTCCACGGGGTGTGCGTACCCCTGCCCAAAACGGGAACGCAGAAAAAACTTGGCACTGGTTGGCAGAGCAATAGCAAGGACTCCAAATTTCTATGCCCGCTGTGTCAACGGTCTAGGCGGCCGAGGTTAGAGACTATCTTGTCTCTGCTGGTGTCGCTACAGAAGCTTCCAGTGCGGCTACCAGAAGGAGAAGCCCTCCAGTGTTTAACTGAGAGGGCAATGAGCTGGCAG GATCGGGCCCGTCGAGCTCTTGCCACGGAGGAACTGTCATCCGCCCTCGCGAAGCTCTCCGTGTTGAGCCAGCGCATGGTGGAGCAAGCTGCCCGAGAGAAGACTGAGAAGATCATAAACGCCGAGTTGCAGAAGGCTGCAGCCAACCCTGACTTGCAG GGTCACATCCAGACCTTCCAGCAATCAGGTTTCAGCAGAGCCACGTCACCTCGGCAGTCCGTGGACTATGACGATGAGGAGACAGACTCTGATGAGGACATCAGGGAGACGTACGGTTACGACATGAAG GATCCAGGGGAAGTGAAGCCTTACCTCTTCTGTGACGACGAGATACCTGTAAAGTCCGAGGAAGTTGTTAGTCACATGTGGCCGACTGCCACGCCTTCGTTCTGCGCTGAACACGCGTACTCCTCAGCTTCCAAGTCCGTTGTACAAA ATGTGGGAACGCCACGAAAGCAGCCCAGGAAGACACCACTGGTTCCTCGCAGTCTGGAACCACCAGTTTTGGAGCTGTCGCCGCAAGCTAAGGCTCAGCTGGAAGACCTGATGATGCTAGGTGACCTGCTGGAGGTGTCTCTGGATGAGACTCAGCATATCTGGAGGATCCTGCAGGCCACGCATCCTCCTTTGGAGGAGAGGTTCCTGCAGGTTATGGAG CCTGATGACGGTCCAATCGGAAAGTCTCTGAAAATCAAGATCAAAGATTCCGAGAGGaaaaggaaacggaagttggagcgaGCCgagcaccaccaccaccacatgcTCATGTCCTCCGCCGGTGGAGCCGGGACGCTAGGCGGCGTGCGGTCGTCCAAGTCCAAGGAACTGAAAAGGACCGGCCTAGAACTGGGACTCGGGGGCAAACCCAAGAAAAAGAAACTGAAACTCGGCCTGGACAAGAACCGAGAGATGAAGCAGCTAGCTAAAAGGTTAGCCAAGGAGGAGAAAGAGCGGAAGAGGAAGGAGAAAGCAGCCGCCAAGGCCGAGGCTATCAGGGAGGGGTTGGAGAAgcgaaaggagaaaaaaattctGGACATTCCCTCCAAGTACGAATGGTCCGGAGCCGAAGACTCCAATGACGAGAACGCCGTATGCGCGGCTAAAAACTGCCAaagaccgtgtaaagacaag GTGGACTGGGTGCAGTGCGACGGAGGCTGCGACGAGTGGTTCCACCAGGTGTGCGTGGGCGTCTCGTGCGAAATGGCCGAAAATGAAGACTACATCTGCGTGGACTGCTCCCTAAAAGCCGCGGGATCCCGCTCGGCCGAGGCGGAACCGGCCCAGGAAACCGTGGTGATGCTAGCCACGCCGAACCTGCTAGCGACAACCGGCACGTCGTGGTCCCGCACCGCCGTGCATCTAAACCCAGCAGAGGAACCTCACAACAGTTAG
- the kdm5a gene encoding lysine-specific demethylase 5A isoform X1, producing MSAVGEFVPPPECPVFEPSWEDFSDPLGFINKIRPIAEKTGICKIRPPEDWQPPFACDVRHFRFTPRVQRLNELEALTRVKLNFLDQIAKFWELQGSKIRFPHVERKVLDLYQLSKVVSSEGGFETVCKEKRWSKVSSRMGFPQGKGTGSLLRSHYERILYPYELFQSGASLTGLQQLYEEGDDCEEVDEGVGEEAAEDDDQEEDERKDAEVDTAQTKERPLAERRSRRLKSERENKEPKGLKLFGAAPKMVDLEIVPADDGYHKKHRHLKAQAFAIKMRPRKETLEVNFIDLYFCLMCGRGDEEDRLLLCDGCDDSYHTFCLIPPLHDVPKGDWRCPKCVAEECSKPREAFGFEQAVREYSLQSFGEMADQFKSDYFNMPVHMVPTELVEKEFWRLVSSIEEDVIVEYGADISSKDVGSGFPVRDGKRRLLGDEEEYANSGWNLNNMPVLEQSVLTHINVDISGMKVPWLYVGMCFSSFCWHIEDHWSYSINFLHWGEPKTWYGVPASAAEQLEAVMKKLAPELFQSQPDLLHQLVTIMNPNILMEHGVPVYRTNQCAGEFVVTFPRAYHSGFNQGYNFAEAVNFCTADWLPMGRQCVAHYRRLRRYCVFSHDELLCKMAADPESLDVELAAAVVKEMGEMMDEETRLRKAIQEMGVLSSEQEVFELVQDDERQCHKCKTTCFLSALTCSCSDRLVCLHHAEDLCDCPLSNKCLRYRYDLEEFPAMLYGVKNRAQSYDTWAKRINEALSAEQKNKKDLIELKVLLEDAEDRKYPENLLFRRLREMVKEAETCSSVAQMLLSRKQRHSTRLRSESSRSRSKLTVDELKGFVEQLYRLPCIISQARQVKELLENVEDFHERAQMALADELPDSSKLQALLDLGSGLDVELPELPRLKQELQQARWLDEVRITLTEPHRVTLELMKRLIDSGVGLAPHHAVEKAMAELQEILTVSEKWEDKARACLQARPRHSMVTLESIVLEARNIPAYLPNILALREALQKAKDWTAKVDAIQTGTSFAYLEQLETLLARGRSIPVRLDPLAQVESQVASARAWRERTGRTFLKKNSTYTLLQVLSPRVDIGVYGNSKSKRKRVRELMEKERGGFDPDALSDLDENLEEAREPSAVVAAFKAKEQKEVEAIHSLRAANLAKMAMADRIEEVKFCLCRKTASGFMLQCELCKDWFHGVCVPLPKTGTQKKLGTGWQSNSKDSKFLCPLCQRSRRPRLETILSLLVSLQKLPVRLPEGEALQCLTERAMSWQDRARRALATEELSSALAKLSVLSQRMVEQAAREKTEKIINAELQKAAANPDLQGHIQTFQQSGFSRATSPRQSVDYDDEETDSDEDIRETYGYDMKDPGEVKPYLFCDDEIPVKSEEVVSHMWPTATPSFCAEHAYSSASKSVVQNVGTPRKQPRKTPLVPRSLEPPVLELSPQAKAQLEDLMMLGDLLEVSLDETQHIWRILQATHPPLEERFLQVMEPDDGPIGKSLKIKIKDSERKRKRKLERAEHHHHHMLMSSAGGAGTLGGVRSSKSKELKRTGLELGLGGKPKKKKLKLGLDKNREMKQLAKRLAKEEKERKRKEKAAAKAEAIREGLEKRKEKKILDIPSKYEWSGAEDSNDENAVCAAKNCQRPCKDKVDWVQCDGGCDEWFHQVCVGVSCEMAENEDYICVDCSLKAAGSRSAEAEPAQETVVMLATPNLLATTGTSWSRTAVHLNPAEEPHNS from the exons GCGCTTACTCGTGTGAAGCTGAACTTTCTGGATCAAATTGCAAAGTTTTGGGAGCTACAAGGGTCGAAGATTCGTTTCCCACATGTGGAGCGAAAGGTCCTGGATCTCTATCAACTCAGCAAG GTCGTGTCTTCCGAAGGTGGCTTTGAGACGGTGTGTAAAGAGAAGCGGTGGTCCAAAGTGAGCAGCCGAATGGGTTTCCCACAAGGGAAAGGCACCGGCTCGCTTCTACGGTCTCACTATGAGAGGATCCTTTACCCCTATGAGCTCTTCCAATCTGGAGCCTCGCTCACT GGCCTCCAGCAACTATACGAGGAGGGAGATGACTGCGAGGAAGTGGACGAGGGAGTTGGCGAGGAGGCAGCAGAGGACGATGACCAAGAGGAGGATGAAAGGAAAGATGCCGAGGTTGACACCGCGCAGACAAAAGAACGTCCTCTGGCGGAAAGACGCTCAAGGCGCCTTAAATCGGAG AGGGAAAACAAAGAACCAAAAGGCCTCAAACTCTTTGGCGCCGCTCCCAAGATGGTCGACCTTGAAATTGTGCCGGCAG ATGACGGCTACCACAAGAAGCACCGTCACCTGAAAGCTCAAGCCTTCGCTATCAAAATGCGACCGCGCAAGGAGACGCTCGAAGTGAACTTC ATCGACCTCTACTTCTGCCTGATGTGCGGACGGGGCGACGAGGAAGACCGCTTGCTGCTGTGCGACGGCTGCGACGACAGCTACCACACCTTCTGCCTGATCCCGCCCTTGCACGACGTGCCGAAAGGCGACTGGCGCTGCCCCAAGTGTGTCGCGGAG GAGTGCAGTAAACCCAGAGAGGCGTTTGGTTTTGAGCAGGCTGTTAGGGAATACTCGCTACAGAGCTTCGGGGAAATGGCCGACCAGTTCAAGTCGGACTATTTCAACATGCCTGTCCAT ATGGTACCCACTGAGTTAGTGGAGAAAGAGTTTTGGCGCCTGGTTAGCAGCATCGAAGAGGACGTCATCGTGGAGTACGGGGCCGATATTAGCTCCAAGGACGTGGGTAGCGGTTTCCCAGTTagggatggcaagaggagaCTCCTAGGAGATGAAGAG GAGTACGCCAACTCCGGCTGGAATCTGAACAACATGCCAGTTCTGGAGCAGTCGGTACTCACTCACATCAACGTGGACATATCTGGCATGAAAGTGCCTTGGCTCTACGTGGGCATGTGTTTCTCCTCCTTCTGCTGGCACATTGAAGACCACTGGAGTTACTCCATTAATTTCCTGCATTG GGGAGAGCCCAAAACCTGGTATGGCGTTCCGGCGTCAGCGGCAGAGCAGTTGGAGGCGGTCATGAAAAAGTTGGCTCCGGAGCTGTTTCAATCACAGCCGGACCTTCTCCATCAACTGGTCACCATCATGAACCCTAACATCCTTATGGAGCATGGTGTACCT GTGTACAGGACCAATCAGTGTGCAGGAGAGTTTGTGGTTACCTTTCCACGAGCTTACCACAGCGGCTTTAACCAAGGCTACAATTTCGCAGAAGCTGTTAACTTCTGCACTGCCGACTGG CTACCCATGGGCCGTCAGTGCGTGGCTCACTACCGACGCCTGCGCCGCTACTGCGTCTTCTCGCACGACGAGCTGCTGTGCAAAATGGCCGCCGATCCGGAGAGCCTGGACGTGGAGCTAGCGGCAGCCGTCGTCAAGGAGATGGGGGAAATGATGGACGAGGAGACTCGGCTGAGGAAGGCAATCCAAGAAATG GGGGTGCTGTCATCCGAGCAGGAAGTGTTCGAGCTGGTCCAAGATGACGAACGTCAGTGCCACAAGTGCAAGACTACCTGCTTCCTCTCCGCCCTCACTTGCTCCTGTTCCGATCGTCTGGTTTGTCTTCATCACGCGGAAGATTTATGCGACTGCCCTCTCAGCAACAAGTGCCTCAG GTATCGCTATGATCTGGAAGAGTTTCCAGCTATGCTCTACGGTGTGAAGAATCGCGCACAGTCGTATGACACGTGGGCGAAAAGGATTAACGAGGCCTTGTCTGCAGAACAGAAGAACAAGAAAG ATCTAATCGAGCTCAAGGTTTTGTTGGAGGATGCGGAGGACAGGAAGTACCCCGAAAATTTACTTTTCCGTCGCCTCAGAGAGATGGTCAAAGAGGCGGAGACTTGCTCCTCTGTAGCTCAGATGTTGCTAAGCCGCAAGCAGAGACACAG CACCCGGCTACGTTCTGAAAGCAGTCGGAGCCGCAGCAAgctcactgtggatgagctaaaGGGTTTCGTGGAGCAACTTTACAGGCTGCCTTGCATTATCAGCCAGGCCAGACAAGTCAAG GAGTTACTGGAGAATGTAGAAGACTTCCACGAACGGGCCCAGATGGCGCTTGCTGACGAACTGCCCGATTCGTCCAAGTTGCAGGCCCTTTTGGACCTTGGTAGCGGCCTGGATGTGGAGTTACCTGAGCTACCTCGTCTTAAACAAGAGCTCCAGCAGGCGCGCTGGCTCGATGAG GTGCGCATCACCCTGACGGAGCCTCACCGCGTCACCCTGGAACTGATGAAGAGGCTAATCGATTCCGGGGTTGGTCTGGCGCCCCACCATGCTGTTGAGAAGGCCATggctgaactgcaggagatcctTACGGTCTCGGAGAAATGGGAAGACAAGGCCCGCGCTTGCTTGCAGGCTAG GCCCCGACACagcatggtgaccttggaaagtATCGTCTTGGAGGCCAGGAATATTCCGGCATACCTACCTAATATTTTGGCTCTACGAGAAGCTTTGCAAAAAGCGAAAGACTGGACTGCAAAAGTGGATGCTATTCAG ACTGGTACTAGCTTCGCTTACCTGGAGCAACTGGAGACCCTTCTGGCTCGAGGTCGTTCCATCCCGGTACGTCTCGATCCACTGGCCCAGGTGGAGTCTCAGGTGGCTTCGGCAAGAGCCTGGAGGGAGAGGACCGGTCGCACATTCCTGAAGAAAAACTCCACTTACACGCTACTACAG GTACTCAGtcctcgcgtggacatcggcgtGTACGGTAACAGCAAGAGCAAGCGCAAGCGAGTGCGTGAGCTCATGGAGAAGGAGCGAGGAGGCTTCGACCCCGACGCCTTGAGCGACCTGGACGAAAACCTGGAGGAGGCGCGAGAACCCTCCGCCGTCGTTGCCGCTTTTAAAGCCAAAGAGCAAAAAGAGGTGGAGGCCATCCACTCCTTACGCGCAGCCAACCTAGCCAAGATGGCCATGGCCGACCGCATCGAGGAAGTTAAATTCTGCCTCTGTCGGAAGACTGCCAGCGGCTTCATGTTGCAGTGCGAGCTGTGCAAGGATTGGTTCCACGGGGTGTGCGTACCCCTGCCCAAAACGGGAACGCAGAAAAAACTTGGCACTGGTTGGCAGAGCAATAGCAAGGACTCCAAATTTCTATGCCCGCTGTGTCAACGGTCTAGGCGGCCGAGGTTAGAGACTATCTTGTCTCTGCTGGTGTCGCTACAGAAGCTTCCAGTGCGGCTACCAGAAGGAGAAGCCCTCCAGTGTTTAACTGAGAGGGCAATGAGCTGGCAG GATCGGGCCCGTCGAGCTCTTGCCACGGAGGAACTGTCATCCGCCCTCGCGAAGCTCTCCGTGTTGAGCCAGCGCATGGTGGAGCAAGCTGCCCGAGAGAAGACTGAGAAGATCATAAACGCCGAGTTGCAGAAGGCTGCAGCCAACCCTGACTTGCAG GGTCACATCCAGACCTTCCAGCAATCAGGTTTCAGCAGAGCCACGTCACCTCGGCAGTCCGTGGACTATGACGATGAGGAGACAGACTCTGATGAGGACATCAGGGAGACGTACGGTTACGACATGAAG GATCCAGGGGAAGTGAAGCCTTACCTCTTCTGTGACGACGAGATACCTGTAAAGTCCGAGGAAGTTGTTAGTCACATGTGGCCGACTGCCACGCCTTCGTTCTGCGCTGAACACGCGTACTCCTCAGCTTCCAAGTCCGTTGTACAAA ATGTGGGAACGCCACGAAAGCAGCCCAGGAAGACACCACTGGTTCCTCGCAGTCTGGAACCACCAGTTTTGGAGCTGTCGCCGCAAGCTAAGGCTCAGCTGGAAGACCTGATGATGCTAGGTGACCTGCTGGAGGTGTCTCTGGATGAGACTCAGCATATCTGGAGGATCCTGCAGGCCACGCATCCTCCTTTGGAGGAGAGGTTCCTGCAGGTTATGGAG CCTGATGACGGTCCAATCGGAAAGTCTCTGAAAATCAAGATCAAAGATTCCGAGAGGaaaaggaaacggaagttggagcgaGCCgagcaccaccaccaccacatgcTCATGTCCTCCGCCGGTGGAGCCGGGACGCTAGGCGGCGTGCGGTCGTCCAAGTCCAAGGAACTGAAAAGGACCGGCCTAGAACTGGGACTCGGGGGCAAACCCAAGAAAAAGAAACTGAAACTCGGCCTGGACAAGAACCGAGAGATGAAGCAGCTAGCTAAAAGGTTAGCCAAGGAGGAGAAAGAGCGGAAGAGGAAGGAGAAAGCAGCCGCCAAGGCCGAGGCTATCAGGGAGGGGTTGGAGAAgcgaaaggagaaaaaaattctGGACATTCCCTCCAAGTACGAATGGTCCGGAGCCGAAGACTCCAATGACGAGAACGCCGTATGCGCGGCTAAAAACTGCCAaagaccgtgtaaagacaag GTGGACTGGGTGCAGTGCGACGGAGGCTGCGACGAGTGGTTCCACCAGGTGTGCGTGGGCGTCTCGTGCGAAATGGCCGAAAATGAAGACTACATCTGCGTGGACTGCTCCCTAAAAGCCGCGGGATCCCGCTCGGCCGAGGCGGAACCGGCCCAGGAAACCGTGGTGATGCTAGCCACGCCGAACCTGCTAGCGACAACCGGCACGTCGTGGTCCCGCACCGCCGTGCATCTAAACCCAGCAGAGGAACCTCACAACAGTTAG